The genomic window GCTCCGGTGCGGGCATGCTGACGCGTCAGCTGGCCGCCACGGCCGGTCGCGTGCTGGCTTACGAGATCGACCCGCGCTACGCGGCGCTGCTGCGCAAGCGCTACGCGGGCGACCCGACGGTTCGCTGCTTTCAGGCGGACTTCCGGTCGGTGACCGCGCCGCGCGAGCCGTTCGCGGTCGTCGCCAACATCCCGTACGGCAGCACCACCGACATCGTCCGCTGGTGCCTCGCCGCGCGGCACCTGACCTCGGCGACTCTGCTGACCCAACTCGAGTTCGCGCGCAAGCACTCCGGCGACTACGGCCGCTGGAGCAAGCTGGCCGTCACGCATTGGCCGACCACCGAGTTCACGATGGGTCCGCGCGTCGACCGCACCCGCTTCCGGCCCGTCCCGCGAGTCGACTCGGCGGTGCTGCGTCTGCGCACTCGATCCCGGCCACTGCTTCCGAAGGATGCCCTGTCCGGCTATCGACGCCTTGTGGAACTGGGCTTCACCGGCGTCGGCGGGTCTCTTGCCGCTTCCCTTGCGAGGGAGTTTCCGGCGCGGCGGGTGCGTGCGGCATGCCGAAGCGCCGACGTGCCCGCCGACGAAGTGGTGGCGACCGTGGACCCGGATCGCTGGATCGCGCTCTACAAGTCGCTGTCCTGACAGCGGTGCGGCCGTTGCCACCCAATGCGCGGATCAGCGGTCCGCCCCGGCGTTAGTATGCGCACATGGCGCACCCCGCTACACCGGTACCGGGGGCGACGGTCGCAACGGGCTCGTCGCCCGTCGCGGCCGGGCGCGGTACCGGTGTCGCGGAGGTGGTCGCGCGGTTCGAAGAGGCTTGGCGGGACGCGCCGACACCGCCGGACCTGCCCACCTTCCTGCCCGACTCCCCCGCGATCCGCCGGGTGTCGTTGATCGAGCTGATCAAAGTCGACCTGGTGAATCGGTGGTCGCGCAACACCGAACCCAAGCGGCTCGCCGAATACGTCGAGGAACTGCCGGAGCTGCGCACCTGGCCGTTGCCGCCGGATCTCATCTACGAGGAGTTCCACGTGCGCAGGCAGGCGGGCAGCTCGGTGCAGGTCGGCGAGTACACCGCCGCGTATCCCGCGCAGGCCCAAGAACTTTCGGAGATGCTGGCGACCGACGAGTACCACAGCACCATGCTGACGGCGGCCACCGAACCGGTCCGCCTCGACGACGTCGACGTCGGCCAGCGCATCGACGACTTCGACCTGATGACCAGCCTCGGCCGCGGCGCCTTCGCCCGGGTGTTCCTGGCCAGGCAGCGGTCCATGCAACGGTTGGTCGCGCTGAAGATCTCGCACGACAAGGGCGCCGAGCCGCAGACGCTGGCCCAGCTCGACCACGAGTACATCGTGCGCGTCTTCGATCAGCGGGTGCTGCCCTCCCGCCACCTGCGCCTGCTGTACATGCAGTACGTGCCGGGCGGCACGCTGTTCTCGGTGCTGGAGCGGGTGCGCGCGACGCCGCACGACGAGCGCAGCGGCGCGCTGCTGCTCGAGGTCATCGACGCGGTGCTGGCGGGCAAGGGCGAGATCACGCCGGTCGAGTCGTCGGTGCGCGCCGAACTGGCCACCCTGTCGTGGCCGGAGACCATCGCCTGGCTCGGCCGCCGGCTGGCCGAAGCGCTCGACTACGCGGGACGCCGCGGCGTGCTGCACCGCGACATCAAACCCGCCAACGTCCTGTTGACCGCGGAGGGCATTCCGAAACTCGCCGACTTCAACATCAGCTTCAGCGGCAACGTGTCCGGCGCGAGCCCGGTGGCGTATTTCGGCGGTTCGCTGGCGTACATGTCACCGGAGCAGCTCGCGGCGGTGCATCCCGACAAGCCGACCACGGCCGCCGATCTCGACACCCGCAGCGATCTGTACTCGCTCGCCGTGGTGCTGTGGGAGCTGCTGACCGGACGCAAACCGTTCCACGACGACGCGGTGACCGGCGGCGACCGGACCACCTTGGACGGCATGCTGGATCGCCGTAGGGCGGGCCCGGACGCGCTGCCCTACGAGGACCTGCCGCCGGATTGCCCCGCGGCGCTGCGCCGCGCGCTGGTGCGCGCCCTCGAACCCGATCCCGACCGGCGCTGGGCAACGGGCGCGGACATGGCGCAGCAACTCGACGTCTGCCTGGACGCACGTGCTCGCGATCTGGTCGACCCACCCGTGCACAGCTGGCGGCGGCATCCCGGGCGGCTGATGCTTCCGGTCATGCTCGTCGCCATCGGCGTTCCGAATTTGCTCGCGATCCTCTACAGCTACCAGCACAATCGGTCGCTGATCATCGACAAGATGGGCGAGCAGGCCCAGCGTCAGTTCGACCAGATCGCGCTGAATGCCTATGGTCTGGCTTTTCTGATCGGCTTCGTCGTCACCAATGTGCTGATAGCCGGACCGTTGTCCCTCCTCTACGGGCTGCACAAGGGCCGCGAGTACGATTCGGCCCGGCTCGCCAAAGCGCGCTCGGACACCTTGCGGCTCGCCCAACGCAACGTGCTGACCTGCTTCGCACTGTGGGTTCTGTCCGGAATCGTGCTACCCGCCACGGTGCAAGCTTCGGGTAGCGAACTCAGCTCAGACGCCTACCTGCACTTCTTCATCACCCAGATCGTGTGCGGCGCCATCGCGATGGCCTACCCGTACTTCCTGGTCAGCTTCTACGCGGTGCGCAGCATGTACCCGCGATTCCTGCCGCACGGCGGACTCGGCGCCGCCGACGCCGCACAGCTCGAGCTGTTGGACCAGCGCAGCACCTACTTCCTCGCCATCGCCGCCGCGGTGCCGCTGCTCGGCGTCGCGGGCGCGACCTTCATTCCCGCCGAGGACATTCCGGCGGTCATCGTGGCGCTGCGGGTGCTGTGCGTGGGCAGCGCCGCGGCCTTCGTCGGCGTGTACTGGTTGTTCCGCATGCTGGAGAAGGACCTGGCCGCGTTGGAGCGCATCGTCGCGCGGTGATCAGCCGGGCCGGACGAGCGCGCGCTTGAGGATCTTGCCCGTCGCGTTGC from Nocardia bhagyanarayanae includes these protein-coding regions:
- the erm gene encoding ErmE/ErmH/ErmO/ErmR family 23S rRNA (adenine(2058)-N(6))-methyltransferase, which produces MSRNRSLPRARDARGHSGVGPRKRLSQNFLADAGAARLLVHASGVGPADLVLEIGSGAGMLTRQLAATAGRVLAYEIDPRYAALLRKRYAGDPTVRCFQADFRSVTAPREPFAVVANIPYGSTTDIVRWCLAARHLTSATLLTQLEFARKHSGDYGRWSKLAVTHWPTTEFTMGPRVDRTRFRPVPRVDSAVLRLRTRSRPLLPKDALSGYRRLVELGFTGVGGSLAASLAREFPARRVRAACRSADVPADEVVATVDPDRWIALYKSLS
- a CDS encoding serine/threonine-protein kinase yields the protein MAHPATPVPGATVATGSSPVAAGRGTGVAEVVARFEEAWRDAPTPPDLPTFLPDSPAIRRVSLIELIKVDLVNRWSRNTEPKRLAEYVEELPELRTWPLPPDLIYEEFHVRRQAGSSVQVGEYTAAYPAQAQELSEMLATDEYHSTMLTAATEPVRLDDVDVGQRIDDFDLMTSLGRGAFARVFLARQRSMQRLVALKISHDKGAEPQTLAQLDHEYIVRVFDQRVLPSRHLRLLYMQYVPGGTLFSVLERVRATPHDERSGALLLEVIDAVLAGKGEITPVESSVRAELATLSWPETIAWLGRRLAEALDYAGRRGVLHRDIKPANVLLTAEGIPKLADFNISFSGNVSGASPVAYFGGSLAYMSPEQLAAVHPDKPTTAADLDTRSDLYSLAVVLWELLTGRKPFHDDAVTGGDRTTLDGMLDRRRAGPDALPYEDLPPDCPAALRRALVRALEPDPDRRWATGADMAQQLDVCLDARARDLVDPPVHSWRRHPGRLMLPVMLVAIGVPNLLAILYSYQHNRSLIIDKMGEQAQRQFDQIALNAYGLAFLIGFVVTNVLIAGPLSLLYGLHKGREYDSARLAKARSDTLRLAQRNVLTCFALWVLSGIVLPATVQASGSELSSDAYLHFFITQIVCGAIAMAYPYFLVSFYAVRSMYPRFLPHGGLGAADAAQLELLDQRSTYFLAIAAAVPLLGVAGATFIPAEDIPAVIVALRVLCVGSAAAFVGVYWLFRMLEKDLAALERIVAR